One part of the Magallana gigas chromosome 5, xbMagGiga1.1, whole genome shotgun sequence genome encodes these proteins:
- the LOC105319171 gene encoding large ribosomal subunit protein bL32m: protein MSLLTRFQRVLQTLSNGFRLNVPALATANCLPEKSENGSHLTLQQCFENIMRAAVPKNRRSKEKRATRKMGHFKLFKKEHFKEKTEICLTCGNYYRRGFLCDHCYNVAKRKTMKIWKDIGDKYMNFQYFTVDGNPDNVRRSFKYEKVQDWFTDNENQTTASEQKDASASDTTLTKEQVSNT, encoded by the exons ATGAGTTTGCTAACAAGGTTTCAGCGAGTTTTGCAAACCCTTTCCAACGGATTCAGGTTAAATG TGCCAGCTTTAGCCACAGCGAACTGTTTACCAGAAAAATCAGAGAACGGCTCACATCTTACACTACAGCAATGCTTTGAGAACATCATGAGGGCAGCTGTGCCAAAGAACAGGCGGTCAAAGGAGAAACGGGCGACCAGAAAGATGGGTCAtttcaaattattcaaaaaagaacattttaaagaaaaaacagaGATATGTTTGACATGTGGAAACTATTACAGACGAGGATTTCTCTGTG ATCactgttataatgttgccaaaaggaaaacaatgaaaatttgGAAGGATATTGGTGACAAATACATGAACTTTCAGTATTTCACGGTGGATGGTAATCCTGATAATGTGAGGAGATCATTTAAGTACGAAAAAGTGCAGGACTGGTTTACTGACAATGAAAATCAAACCACGGCATCGGAACAAAAAGACGCTAGTGCTTCTGACACCACGCTAACCAAAGAGCAAGTCTCAAACACTTAA
- the LOC105319172 gene encoding uncharacterized protein, with protein sequence MQIFGVVVLGVLVMWTSGALVDFRRLCQSDQQSFGFRRDTGQSDAVHYCHVTGTQSTDCKQIDADGGFDCGEEFYLQGGLPGRQAQCCRMSGHRLMNCQTLAQRFSYRDGFDIMYVNRALRKLISTPIPSDPTTFQVELCDLEKQDTE encoded by the exons ATGCAG ATATTTGGAGTGGTTGTATTGGGGGTCCTAGTCATGTGGACGTCCGGAGCTCTGGTCGACTTCCGGCGCCTTTGTCAGTCGGACCAGCAAAGTTTCGGGTTCCGTCGGGACACGGGACAGTCCGATGCCGTGCATTACTGTCACGTGACGGGAACACAGAGCACAGATTGCAAGCAAATCG ATGCTGATGGGGGTTTTGACTGTGGAGAGGAGTTCTACCTGCAGGGCGGTCTACCGGGTAGACAGGCGCAGTGCTGCAGAATGTCGG GACACAGATTGATGAATTGCCAAACTCTGGCCCAGAGATTCTCATACCGGGACGGCTTTGACATCATGTACGTTAACAGGGCTCTCCGCAAGCTAATCAG tACCCCAATACCGAGTGACCCCACAACTTTCCAGGTGGAATTGTGTGACCTTGAGAAACAAGACACGGAATAA
- the LOC105319173 gene encoding zinc phosphodiesterase ELAC protein 1 isoform X2, giving the protein MIKLRRWNALKEISLLKLRFQSNRRTFCSKRRQLFAMSSSTMELTFLGTGSAYPSPSRGASCVILKMDDGSWMFDCGEGSQIQLQKSKVRAGKVNKIFISHLHGDHMFGLPGLLCTISGNNQRSEPLEIFGPVGLRRFIRTSLELSRTMLGFSYIVHEMKVLPCQIPPDVQKWKIEDSCNEQRLHPNERKGCLIEADSDNVWTLLSNDKISVKAVHLKHRIPSFGFCIQEAASPGKLDLSKLSLQGVKPGPWCKEVKEGRIVTLPDGRTIDPADVVGPPKPGRKVIIMGDTCNSSEIYTVGMDADVLVHEATLQNSLKDMALEKGHSTPGMAAEVGKDLRIRLLVLTHFSQRYMPVSDEYEEEETVSILVKEAQEIMGPNRVLAAEDFLSITIPLRPAPQTEGSEVNEHNLAVFKQSSALKEDHAENSQVKKKVLKHNGEENELTSTEEVKAKRLKVEEPPS; this is encoded by the exons ATGATAAAATTACGAAGATGGAATGCACTGAAAGAAATTAGTTTGTTGAAACTTCGTTTTCAAAGCAACAGAAGAACATTTTGTTCCAAAAGAAG ACAGCTATTTGCCATGAGCAGCTCTACCATGGAGCTGACTTTCCTGGGGACAGGCTCAGCCTACCCCTCCCCATCCCGTGGGGCATCGTGTGTCATCCTCAAAATGG ATGATGGTTCCTGGATGTTTGACTGTGGAGAGGGTTCACAGATTCAGCTACAGAAAAGCAAGGTCAGAGCTGGAAAGGTCAACAAGATATTTATATCTCATCTCCATGGTGATcat ATGTTTGGGTTGCCTGGGCTACTGTGTACAATAAGTGGAAACAACCAGAGGTCAGAGCCATTAGAAATCTTTGGACCGGTGGGATTGCGGAGGTTCATCAGGACCAGTCTAGAACTGTCACGAACCATGCTGGGATTCTCATATATTGTTCACGAGATGAAGGTGTTACCATGTCAGATACCACCTGATGTACAG AAATGGAAGATAGAAGATTCATGCAATGAGCAGAGATTACATCCAAATGAAAGGAAAGGGTGCCTTATTGAGGCCGACTCAGACAACGTCTGGACACT ATTGAGCAATGACAAAATCTCTGTGAAAGCAGTTCACCTGAAACACAGGATTCCATCGTTTGGTTTCTGTATCCAAGAAGCTGCATCACCTGGAAA ACTGGATCTATCCAAACTGTCATTACAAGGGGTGAAGCCTGGTCCATGGTGTAAGGAAGTGAAAGAGGGCAGAATTGTCACGCTACCAGATGGGAGAACG ATTGACCCTGCTGATGTAGTGGGACCCCCAAAACCTGGTCGCAAGGTAATTATTATGGGGGACACCTGTAATTCCTCGGAGATCTACACAGTGGGAATGGATGCTGATGTACTTGTACATGAAGCCACTCTACAGAATTCACTCAAGGACATGGCGCTAGAGAAGGGCCACTCGACACCAG GAATGGCTGCCGAGGTTGGCAAGGACCTAAGGATTAGACTGCTGGTGCTGACTCATTTCAGTCAGAGATACATGCCTGTGTCTGATGAATATGAG GAGGAAGAAACAGTTTCCATTCTTGTTAAAGAAGCTCAGGAAATCATGGGGCCAAACCGAGTACTAGCTGCTGAGGATTTCCTCTCCATCACCATCCCTCTACGCCCCGCCCCTCAGACAGAGGGGTCAGAGGTCAATGAACACAACCTAGCAGTGTTCAAGCAGTCCTCAGCTCTCAAAGAGGACCATGCAGAAAACTCTCAGGTCAAGAAAAAAGTTCTCAAGCATAATGGAGAGGAGAATGAACTGACCTCCACAGAGGAAGTAAAGGCCAAAAGGTTAAAGGTCGAAGAGCCCCCCTCATGA
- the LOC105319173 gene encoding zinc phosphodiesterase ELAC protein 1 isoform X1: MIKLRRWNALKEISLLKLRFQSNRRTFCSKRRQLFAMSSSTMELTFLGTGSAYPSPSRGASCVILKMDDGSWMFDCGEGSQIQLQKSKVRAGKVNKIFISHLHGDHMFGLPGLLCTISGNNQRSEPLEIFGPVGLRRFIRTSLELSRTMLGFSYIVHEMKVLPCQIPPDVQKWKIEDSCNEQRLHPNERKGCLIEADSDNVWTLLSNDKISVKAVHLKHRIPSFGFCIQEAASPGKLDLSKLSLQGVKPGPWCKEVKEGRIVTLPDGRTIDPADVVGPPKPGRKVIIMGDTCNSSEIYTVGMDADVLVHEATLQNSLKDMALEKGHSTPAFRLLAHSTFSTLILLGMAAEVGKDLRIRLLVLTHFSQRYMPVSDEYEEEETVSILVKEAQEIMGPNRVLAAEDFLSITIPLRPAPQTEGSEVNEHNLAVFKQSSALKEDHAENSQVKKKVLKHNGEENELTSTEEVKAKRLKVEEPPS; this comes from the exons ATGATAAAATTACGAAGATGGAATGCACTGAAAGAAATTAGTTTGTTGAAACTTCGTTTTCAAAGCAACAGAAGAACATTTTGTTCCAAAAGAAG ACAGCTATTTGCCATGAGCAGCTCTACCATGGAGCTGACTTTCCTGGGGACAGGCTCAGCCTACCCCTCCCCATCCCGTGGGGCATCGTGTGTCATCCTCAAAATGG ATGATGGTTCCTGGATGTTTGACTGTGGAGAGGGTTCACAGATTCAGCTACAGAAAAGCAAGGTCAGAGCTGGAAAGGTCAACAAGATATTTATATCTCATCTCCATGGTGATcat ATGTTTGGGTTGCCTGGGCTACTGTGTACAATAAGTGGAAACAACCAGAGGTCAGAGCCATTAGAAATCTTTGGACCGGTGGGATTGCGGAGGTTCATCAGGACCAGTCTAGAACTGTCACGAACCATGCTGGGATTCTCATATATTGTTCACGAGATGAAGGTGTTACCATGTCAGATACCACCTGATGTACAG AAATGGAAGATAGAAGATTCATGCAATGAGCAGAGATTACATCCAAATGAAAGGAAAGGGTGCCTTATTGAGGCCGACTCAGACAACGTCTGGACACT ATTGAGCAATGACAAAATCTCTGTGAAAGCAGTTCACCTGAAACACAGGATTCCATCGTTTGGTTTCTGTATCCAAGAAGCTGCATCACCTGGAAA ACTGGATCTATCCAAACTGTCATTACAAGGGGTGAAGCCTGGTCCATGGTGTAAGGAAGTGAAAGAGGGCAGAATTGTCACGCTACCAGATGGGAGAACG ATTGACCCTGCTGATGTAGTGGGACCCCCAAAACCTGGTCGCAAGGTAATTATTATGGGGGACACCTGTAATTCCTCGGAGATCTACACAGTGGGAATGGATGCTGATGTACTTGTACATGAAGCCACTCTACAGAATTCACTCAAGGACATGGCGCTAGAGAAGGGCCACTCGACACCAG CATTCAGACTGTTAGCgcacagtactttcagtactctGATTCTTTTAGGAATGGCTGCCGAGGTTGGCAAGGACCTAAGGATTAGACTGCTGGTGCTGACTCATTTCAGTCAGAGATACATGCCTGTGTCTGATGAATATGAG GAGGAAGAAACAGTTTCCATTCTTGTTAAAGAAGCTCAGGAAATCATGGGGCCAAACCGAGTACTAGCTGCTGAGGATTTCCTCTCCATCACCATCCCTCTACGCCCCGCCCCTCAGACAGAGGGGTCAGAGGTCAATGAACACAACCTAGCAGTGTTCAAGCAGTCCTCAGCTCTCAAAGAGGACCATGCAGAAAACTCTCAGGTCAAGAAAAAAGTTCTCAAGCATAATGGAGAGGAGAATGAACTGACCTCCACAGAGGAAGTAAAGGCCAAAAGGTTAAAGGTCGAAGAGCCCCCCTCATGA
- the LOC105319173 gene encoding zinc phosphodiesterase ELAC protein 1 isoform X3, producing the protein MSSSTMELTFLGTGSAYPSPSRGASCVILKMDDGSWMFDCGEGSQIQLQKSKVRAGKVNKIFISHLHGDHMFGLPGLLCTISGNNQRSEPLEIFGPVGLRRFIRTSLELSRTMLGFSYIVHEMKVLPCQIPPDVQKWKIEDSCNEQRLHPNERKGCLIEADSDNVWTLLSNDKISVKAVHLKHRIPSFGFCIQEAASPGKLDLSKLSLQGVKPGPWCKEVKEGRIVTLPDGRTIDPADVVGPPKPGRKVIIMGDTCNSSEIYTVGMDADVLVHEATLQNSLKDMALEKGHSTPAFRLLAHSTFSTLILLGMAAEVGKDLRIRLLVLTHFSQRYMPVSDEYEEEETVSILVKEAQEIMGPNRVLAAEDFLSITIPLRPAPQTEGSEVNEHNLAVFKQSSALKEDHAENSQVKKKVLKHNGEENELTSTEEVKAKRLKVEEPPS; encoded by the exons ATGAGCAGCTCTACCATGGAGCTGACTTTCCTGGGGACAGGCTCAGCCTACCCCTCCCCATCCCGTGGGGCATCGTGTGTCATCCTCAAAATGG ATGATGGTTCCTGGATGTTTGACTGTGGAGAGGGTTCACAGATTCAGCTACAGAAAAGCAAGGTCAGAGCTGGAAAGGTCAACAAGATATTTATATCTCATCTCCATGGTGATcat ATGTTTGGGTTGCCTGGGCTACTGTGTACAATAAGTGGAAACAACCAGAGGTCAGAGCCATTAGAAATCTTTGGACCGGTGGGATTGCGGAGGTTCATCAGGACCAGTCTAGAACTGTCACGAACCATGCTGGGATTCTCATATATTGTTCACGAGATGAAGGTGTTACCATGTCAGATACCACCTGATGTACAG AAATGGAAGATAGAAGATTCATGCAATGAGCAGAGATTACATCCAAATGAAAGGAAAGGGTGCCTTATTGAGGCCGACTCAGACAACGTCTGGACACT ATTGAGCAATGACAAAATCTCTGTGAAAGCAGTTCACCTGAAACACAGGATTCCATCGTTTGGTTTCTGTATCCAAGAAGCTGCATCACCTGGAAA ACTGGATCTATCCAAACTGTCATTACAAGGGGTGAAGCCTGGTCCATGGTGTAAGGAAGTGAAAGAGGGCAGAATTGTCACGCTACCAGATGGGAGAACG ATTGACCCTGCTGATGTAGTGGGACCCCCAAAACCTGGTCGCAAGGTAATTATTATGGGGGACACCTGTAATTCCTCGGAGATCTACACAGTGGGAATGGATGCTGATGTACTTGTACATGAAGCCACTCTACAGAATTCACTCAAGGACATGGCGCTAGAGAAGGGCCACTCGACACCAG CATTCAGACTGTTAGCgcacagtactttcagtactctGATTCTTTTAGGAATGGCTGCCGAGGTTGGCAAGGACCTAAGGATTAGACTGCTGGTGCTGACTCATTTCAGTCAGAGATACATGCCTGTGTCTGATGAATATGAG GAGGAAGAAACAGTTTCCATTCTTGTTAAAGAAGCTCAGGAAATCATGGGGCCAAACCGAGTACTAGCTGCTGAGGATTTCCTCTCCATCACCATCCCTCTACGCCCCGCCCCTCAGACAGAGGGGTCAGAGGTCAATGAACACAACCTAGCAGTGTTCAAGCAGTCCTCAGCTCTCAAAGAGGACCATGCAGAAAACTCTCAGGTCAAGAAAAAAGTTCTCAAGCATAATGGAGAGGAGAATGAACTGACCTCCACAGAGGAAGTAAAGGCCAAAAGGTTAAAGGTCGAAGAGCCCCCCTCATGA
- the LOC105322838 gene encoding uncharacterized protein has protein sequence MTSLELFPPVDHNPKVPTEWGSGKLKENINAWNRGQGEPTWHYTGKPVNQDYSLTQLKLSNIRSNDELIPRPQVMEMGDLMINKDFPAEHPYSSHIPRYAVFPTFQSPEDAKRGVQARREQPINAEMPATAYDVQIVHKTKGYGDRREIQYVPKESEKLALEWSGEEGFHQLVKAKGGRQQYYPTPLKVVCPNLQDRADKLSDKSANALRNIERNQWQTTYDLNNTGLGPLNPMKLDNLDDKRRAMDIYGVEDNKLYPRSTNTFDPPRPFEGRIARSIIPRPPPQKPNPTEDENTDYVPRKTLREREEHRLWNGTEYVNLPDTNEEQNRHMQRLRWKELDDVAHPRPNLEGVSQQKERQPADNIPCPPVVGVPQDTAENYLQSTKQRQDETFQQVEAQNRYAVLELEKPHHEISALNHKMQKVHEGEKPRTFYGHEGKYNEERAGLYKTSYIPEVLAHSMNDLETSGPEIMNTMHSHVDAAYLPTQLSRDMKDAFRGVRTLSLSQPNLAGDRRESREVILPHNELKNVQKRILQPTVENARVKVQEGETVLTESNMGDSFNTHKFLQDYKITPAARNEPLNLMSVENSKLKNVRSAAELRNRNGLSKSVSFSDSVTIASSREDGKFRTFSAAMAEGKENKAGDKANTTQYLSTQAEYRKDNEGSARRPQPTFLMPEPAPVIKESTQMTNDVELSPRRPRRRPFSTTDTEYRDEFGSLSSNFAPSNLRHSYTFQTAYESQFPKYHHISYKSDDRFKWEPGHGVPRPQSTLLAIQDHFSKSDIRRNFHGQFREQNPDLRMNIISGKKHVFDGMNAQVLHG, from the exons ATGACGTCGCTGGAGTTGTTTCCTCCCGTTGACCACAACCCCAAGGTGCCCACGGAATGGGGGTCGGGCAAACTGAAAGAAAACATCAATGCTTGGAATCGGGGCCAAGGGGAACCGACATGGCACTACAC CGGGAAGCCAGTGAACCAGGACTACTCCCTGACCCAGCTCAAACTCAGCAACATTCGCAGCAACGACGAATT AATACCAAGACCACAAGTAATGGAAATGGG agatctgatgataaacaaagattttcCGGCCGAACACCCTTACAGCTCACACATCCCGCGCTACGCTGTCTTCCCGACATTCCAATCACCGGAAGACGCAAAACGGGGAGTGCAGGCGCGCCGAGAACAGCCGATAAATGCGGAAATGCCAGCTACAGCTTATGATGTCCAAATTGTACACAAAACCAAAG GATATGGAGATCGTAGGGAGATACAATATGTTCCAAAAGAGTCTGAGAAGCTAGCACTGGAGTGGTCCGGCGAAGAGGGATTCCATCAG TTGGTGAAAGCCAAGGGAGGAAGACAACAGTATTACCCAACTCCTCTCAAAGTTGTCTGTCCAAACCTACAAGATCGCGCGGATAAACTGTCTGACAAGTCGGCCAATGCACTGCGCAACATTGAGCGCAACCAATGGCAGACGACGTACGATTTGAACAACACCGGCCTGGGTCCGCTGAATCCAATGAAGTTGGATAATTTGGATGACAAGAGACGCGCCATGGATATATACGGCGTGGAGGATAATAAACTG TATCCAAGATCAACAAACACCTTTGATCCGCCCCGCCCGTTTGAGGGAAGGATTGCCCGCTCTATCATTCCTCGTCCACCACCCCAGAAACCAAACCCCACCGAGGACGAAAACACAGATTATGTCCC ACGTAAGACCCTACGTGAGCGAGAGGAACACAGACTGTGGAACGGAACGGAGTATGTCAATCTCCCGGATACCAACGAGGAGCAAAACAGGCACATGCAGCGACTGCGGTGGAAGGAGTTGGATGACGTCGCACATCCCAGACCTAACCTGGAAGGTGTCAGTCAACAGAAAGAGCGCCAGCCCGCGGACAACATTCCCTGTCCCCCAGTGGTCGGCGTGCCCCAGGACACAGCGGAAAACTACCTACAATCAACCAAGCAAAGACAG gatgaGACATTTCAACAAGTAGAGGCTCAGAATAGATATGCAGTACTAGAGTTAGAGAAGCCACACCATGAAATTTCGGCATTGAACCATAAAATGCAAAAGGTCCACGAAGGCGAAAAGCCGCGTACTTTTTACGGACACGAAGGGAAATACAACGAAGAACGTGCAGGCCTGTATAAAACAAGCTACATTCCGGAAGTCCTCGCTCACTCAATGAACGACCTCGAAACGAGTGGACCGGAAATCATGAATACAATGCACAGCCATGTTGATGCAGCGTACTTGCCAACGCAATTAAGTCGGGACATGAAAGATGCGTTTCGAGGCGTGCGCACACTAAGTCTTAGTCAGCCCAATCTTGCAGGGGATAGACGAGAGAGTAGAGAAGTTATCTTACCACACAATGAACTCAAGAACGTTCAAAAACGAATCCTACAGCCAACGGTAGAAAATGCAAGAGTCAAAGTTCAAGAAGGGGAAACTGTTCTAACTGAGAGTAACATGGGTGATAGTTTCAATACTCATAAATTCCTTCAAGATTACAAAATCACACCAGCTGCCAGAAACGAACCTCTAAATCTGATGTCTGTGGAAAATAGTAAATTAAAGAACGTACGGTCGGCTGCTGAGTTGAGAAATAGAAACGGATTGTCCAAGTCTGTATCGTTTTCGGATAGTGTGACCATCGCCAGCAGTCGAGAAGACGGAAAGTTCCGCACCTTTAGTGCCGCGATGGCAGAAGGAAAGGAAAACAAAGCAGGCGATAAGGCAAACACGACCCAATACTTGAGCACACAAGCAGAGTACCGGAAGGACAACGAAGGGTCCGCCAGACGACCCCAGCCTACCTTCCTGATGCCTGAGCCTGCTCCTGTTATCAAGGAAAGCACCCAGATGACAAATGACGTAGAACTTTCTCCCCGCCGACCCAGAAGGAGGCCTTTCTCAACCACAGATACAGAATACAGAGACGAATTTGGTAGCTTGTCATCAAACTTCGCACCGTCAAACCTACGTCATTCATATACTTTCCAAACCGCTTACGAAAGCCAGTTCCCGAAATACCATCACATAAGTTATAAAAGCGACGACAGATTTAAGTGGGAACCTGGACACGGGGTGCCAAGACCCCAATCAACGTTGCTAGCTATCCAGGATCATTTCTCTAAGTCGGACATTAGGAGAAACTTCCACGGCCAGTTTAGGGAGCAGAACCCGGATCTTAGGATGAATATTATCAGTGGTAAAAAGCACGTGTTTGACGGCATGAATGCACAGGTTCTACACGGGTGA
- the LOC105317168 gene encoding uncharacterized protein isoform X2: protein MCFKNLTGTRLRVMIWVGFVVGCVAKFVTGSLFVYNVYQDDIKQTFNYTQKEMEIQPSLLNLGLGVGFLPGMIYDRFGPTVTSLVGLFVSVGSYMLLWSTTRFIDFYKTAGGLVSVYFMFCGLGSVFTYMVALNTNVINFSEKHRGKIVGGLNCFFAGSPSVFSVVFYQLIQKAEDHADSFATFMAFFAILFAFVDIVCALFLRVYKKRDEEVYTVDPSKIEEDINNKANTEQNSDPKSKPEVQLNDLSGVNSQSENKCCAPQKSQKVEPKTLKEILIDVDFYLLIGMFSCASSIGLVYLNNLTVISKAVHLDHKDQDLVLIVPITNALISVTIGFASDFFQEKIQRMVILMFSCFLYVGLTVLAMLLGDSYTALCFATFFCGLGTGIIWSLTPTVMSEMFHISNLGRNWGIALLFAALLGMAGQYSFGALYDEQKPENELFCYGLHCVAGGLGVCVGFSVLAVVFGIILMLHRGIRLSR, encoded by the exons ATGTGTTTTAAAAACCTGACGGGTACCCGACTGAGGGTCATGATATGGGTGGGCTTTGTGGTGGGGTGCGTTGCCAAGTTTGTCACGGGCTCCCTGTTTGTCTACAACGTGTATCAAGATGACATCAAACAGACATTCAACTACACCCAGAAAGAAA TGGAAATCCAACCATCGCTTTTGAACCTGGGACTTGGCGTGGGGTTTTTACCGGGAATGATTTACGACAGGTTTGGACCCACTGTGACGTCACTGGTCGGACTCTTCGTCTCTGTGGGGTCCTACATGCTGTTATGGAGCACCACCCGATTCATCGATTTCTATAAAACGGCGGGAGGATTAGTATCAGTGTACTTCATGTTCTGTG GTCTTGGTTCCGTCTTTACCTATATGGTTGCCCTCAACACAAACGTCATCAACTTCTCGGAGAAACACAGGGGTAAAATCGTGGGCGGACTGAACTGCTTCTTTGCCGGGAGTCCGTCAGTCTTCTCCGTGGTGTTTTATCAATTGATCCAGAAAGCTGAAGATCATGCCGACAGTTTTGCAACATTTATGGCATTTTTTGCAATTCTCTTCGCCTTCGTTGACATCGTCTGCGCTTTGTTTCTGCGCGTATACAAAAAGAGAGATGAAGAAGTGTACACAGTGGATCCTTCCAAAATAGAGGAAGATATTAATAATAAAGCTAATACTGAGCAGAACAGTGATCCTAAATCTAAACCTGAGGTTCAACTGAATGACTTGTCAGGTGTGAATTCACAAAGCGAAAATAAGTGTTGTGCCCCACAGAAATCTCAAAAAGTCGAGCCAAAAACTCTCAAAGAAATTCTGATTGATGTTgatttttacctgttgattGGCATGTTCAGTTGTGCCTCATCTATTGGACTCGTGTACCTTAACAACCTGACTGTCATTTCCAAAGCAGTCCATCTGGACCACAAAGACCAAGATCTCGTGCTCATTGTCCCCATCACGAACGCTCTCATCAGTGTGACCATTGGCTTTGCTTCCGATTTCTTCCAGGAGAAAATCCAGCGAATGGTTATCCTGATGTTTTCTTGTTTCCTGTACGTGGGTCTCACGGTTCTCGCTATGTTGCTAGGCGACAGCTACACCGCGTTATGTTTTGCAACTTTCTTTTGTGGGCTGGGAACTGGAATAATCTGGTCCCTTACACCCACAGTCATGAGTGAAATGTTCCACATCTCAAACCTCGGAAGGAACTGGGGTATCGCTCTGTTGTTTGCAGCACTGCTGGGAATGGCCGGACAGTATTCTTTCGGGGCTCTGTATGATGAACAGAAGCCGGAAAACGAGTTGTTTTGCTACGGTCTGCACTGCGTGGCCGGGGGACTGGGCGTGTGTGTGGGTTTCTCTGTCCTCGCTGTTGTGTTTGGTATTATCTTAATGCTTCATCGGGGTATCAGATTATCTCGCTAG
- the LOC105317168 gene encoding uncharacterized protein isoform X1, with translation MFFLCYIPQMCFKNLTGTRLRVMIWVGFVVGCVAKFVTGSLFVYNVYQDDIKQTFNYTQKEMEIQPSLLNLGLGVGFLPGMIYDRFGPTVTSLVGLFVSVGSYMLLWSTTRFIDFYKTAGGLVSVYFMFCGLGSVFTYMVALNTNVINFSEKHRGKIVGGLNCFFAGSPSVFSVVFYQLIQKAEDHADSFATFMAFFAILFAFVDIVCALFLRVYKKRDEEVYTVDPSKIEEDINNKANTEQNSDPKSKPEVQLNDLSGVNSQSENKCCAPQKSQKVEPKTLKEILIDVDFYLLIGMFSCASSIGLVYLNNLTVISKAVHLDHKDQDLVLIVPITNALISVTIGFASDFFQEKIQRMVILMFSCFLYVGLTVLAMLLGDSYTALCFATFFCGLGTGIIWSLTPTVMSEMFHISNLGRNWGIALLFAALLGMAGQYSFGALYDEQKPENELFCYGLHCVAGGLGVCVGFSVLAVVFGIILMLHRGIRLSR, from the exons ATGTTCTTTCTTTGTTATATTCCACAGATGTGTTTTAAAAACCTGACGGGTACCCGACTGAGGGTCATGATATGGGTGGGCTTTGTGGTGGGGTGCGTTGCCAAGTTTGTCACGGGCTCCCTGTTTGTCTACAACGTGTATCAAGATGACATCAAACAGACATTCAACTACACCCAGAAAGAAA TGGAAATCCAACCATCGCTTTTGAACCTGGGACTTGGCGTGGGGTTTTTACCGGGAATGATTTACGACAGGTTTGGACCCACTGTGACGTCACTGGTCGGACTCTTCGTCTCTGTGGGGTCCTACATGCTGTTATGGAGCACCACCCGATTCATCGATTTCTATAAAACGGCGGGAGGATTAGTATCAGTGTACTTCATGTTCTGTG GTCTTGGTTCCGTCTTTACCTATATGGTTGCCCTCAACACAAACGTCATCAACTTCTCGGAGAAACACAGGGGTAAAATCGTGGGCGGACTGAACTGCTTCTTTGCCGGGAGTCCGTCAGTCTTCTCCGTGGTGTTTTATCAATTGATCCAGAAAGCTGAAGATCATGCCGACAGTTTTGCAACATTTATGGCATTTTTTGCAATTCTCTTCGCCTTCGTTGACATCGTCTGCGCTTTGTTTCTGCGCGTATACAAAAAGAGAGATGAAGAAGTGTACACAGTGGATCCTTCCAAAATAGAGGAAGATATTAATAATAAAGCTAATACTGAGCAGAACAGTGATCCTAAATCTAAACCTGAGGTTCAACTGAATGACTTGTCAGGTGTGAATTCACAAAGCGAAAATAAGTGTTGTGCCCCACAGAAATCTCAAAAAGTCGAGCCAAAAACTCTCAAAGAAATTCTGATTGATGTTgatttttacctgttgattGGCATGTTCAGTTGTGCCTCATCTATTGGACTCGTGTACCTTAACAACCTGACTGTCATTTCCAAAGCAGTCCATCTGGACCACAAAGACCAAGATCTCGTGCTCATTGTCCCCATCACGAACGCTCTCATCAGTGTGACCATTGGCTTTGCTTCCGATTTCTTCCAGGAGAAAATCCAGCGAATGGTTATCCTGATGTTTTCTTGTTTCCTGTACGTGGGTCTCACGGTTCTCGCTATGTTGCTAGGCGACAGCTACACCGCGTTATGTTTTGCAACTTTCTTTTGTGGGCTGGGAACTGGAATAATCTGGTCCCTTACACCCACAGTCATGAGTGAAATGTTCCACATCTCAAACCTCGGAAGGAACTGGGGTATCGCTCTGTTGTTTGCAGCACTGCTGGGAATGGCCGGACAGTATTCTTTCGGGGCTCTGTATGATGAACAGAAGCCGGAAAACGAGTTGTTTTGCTACGGTCTGCACTGCGTGGCCGGGGGACTGGGCGTGTGTGTGGGTTTCTCTGTCCTCGCTGTTGTGTTTGGTATTATCTTAATGCTTCATCGGGGTATCAGATTATCTCGCTAG